From Streptomyces cyaneogriseus subsp. noncyanogenus, the proteins below share one genomic window:
- a CDS encoding heat shock protein transcriptional repressor HspR — MDGSRPRQRGGFSPYELTEDTPVYVISVAAQLSGLHPQTLRQYDRLGLVSPDRTAGRGRRYSARDIQLLRQVQQLSQDEGINLAGIKRIIELENQVAALQARVQELQDALDGAAATMRQREAAVHASYRRDLVPYQEVQQTSALVVWRPKRQQSD; from the coding sequence ATGGACGGCAGCCGTCCCCGCCAGCGCGGGGGTTTCTCACCGTATGAACTGACCGAGGACACCCCGGTCTACGTCATCTCGGTCGCCGCTCAGCTCTCCGGCCTGCACCCGCAGACGCTGCGGCAGTACGACCGCCTCGGCCTCGTCTCCCCGGACCGCACGGCCGGCCGGGGCCGGCGCTACTCGGCCCGCGACATCCAGCTGCTGCGCCAGGTGCAGCAGCTGTCGCAGGACGAGGGCATCAACCTCGCCGGCATCAAGCGCATCATCGAACTGGAGAATCAGGTCGCCGCGCTCCAGGCCCGTGTCCAGGAGCTCCAGGACGCGCTCGACGGAGCGGCGGCGACGATGCGCCAGCGCGAGGCCGCGGTGCACGCCTCCTACCGACGTGATCTGGTGCCGTACCAGGAGGTGCAGCAGACCAGCGCGCTGGTGGTGTGGCGGCCCAAGCGGCAGCAGTCGGACTGA